gaaaaatataaacgtTATTTTTCGAAATTACTAAGAAAAcaaaccatttttttataaaacgaatttaaatactataattatggtatatatatgataaaaaataaattttcttttcattttgtgAAAATCGTCACTCACGGACAAATTTTGTAACCGCATcagctataattttttttgccagtacttagaaatattttacagaatttcatacttcacataaaaataaaataacttgactgagataatacataaaatgtgagtttgaatttttttgcgACCggttacaaaataatgaaaacggCCGGTTATGGTAGCTTCAGAACAAATAAGCTTCATGATGCGAACAACATACTCAGAGTCACCAGAATGTCACATTTTTGTGACATCCGTTGCGCTTGCCAAACATGATATtatgttatgtaggtacatttgaTCAACTTCTCAGGACGTcaaaaacagtttattttcGTTAACGTCAtctacaacaataaaataaccatGACATTGGCAAAATCACCGAAAGTCCGGTGAAAGcgataatatagaaaagaaagaaaaaaagataataacaaaatatggcAAATTTTTCAAACATATCAATCAACATGGTTTGGCAAGCGCAGCGACGATACTCTACAAgccgaacctttggaccaaccaaactgagatgcgcgggtggtgcgataactgaaaaaaaaaatcaatcccGTTAAAAAGTACCTTGGTACCTTTTTAgcgataaaagaaaaaaaagctaAATATCGaaagtttttcgcgcgatcaAAACTGCGACGCGCGTACTATACAGTTACTTTGCcatacgaataaaaaaaaatggttttgaTTAATGTCAATGTATGTAGGAActacatacaattttatttctgcTTTGGTGTTGTTTTGTTGCTGTtgaaatgttttgtgtttacCTTCATTACGATTTATTCTATAATTAGGTTAAAATTGAAGTGTAATTGGTAACATTTAAGTAATCCTGATTGATTCTATATAtacaactaaattaaattatatttaggaTGAATTCTGACAATGaaggtaagtaagtaggtaaatgTTTACTGCGAGGACaagaaatatattgttttatgtttCTCTCTTTATCGTGGTAGTAGatagtaggcagagattataTTTCCGCCAACTGCGTAGTGCGTAGAAATATTTTGCTTCATCCGCATAGATTAACCTTTTCATGCTTCTCGTCAGTACAGTCAGTCATTATGGTGCTCATCTCTGCTCTGCTCTCGTTACATTCGTCTTgtaaatgtacttatttaatttgctTTCATTAAACCCTCAAACATGACCAAACCAGTAATTCTGTCTATCCTCTTTCAagctaaaataattattgaaacttcttgttaaataattctggtttaaaattgtcatcaaatattttgaatgcCATACTAACTTCATCATCAAAAACTTCATCTTGCCATGATGTTCAAATAAGACTAGACAGAGATGTCATAAAagttcttcttcctcctggctatagtccccCTCTTGAGAGGAACcaagggtatgcctttgaccatggatcctggattgggtgagtcaggtttttacatgaaggaGGTTGCTCTGCAACCTTTATCGGTAAACCAAACCCATATTGCATTAACAATATATTTCTTGGTCTTACACATctagttacctgaatgtgcaggtttcttcatgTTTTCCCTTACTATAAAAGCAtcagtattcaaactaatgtacataactttgaaaatagtcattggtacatgataGAGAAgtcataaaaggtgactaagcttaagcacattcatctagtgccaGCTTTCATACTCATCTGGTATCTGGTAGTGATGAGAAAACATGGTGTGTTTTGCTGCTCCTTTTCCTACACAGGTAATAGCgaacaaagaaaatagttatataaatatgcttgagattattcttttaggcaatcaggtaacaacctgtcactatctgaatctcaattccatcacttaGTCTCCTGGTGAAAGTAACTAaaagctctgtctatccctttAGTTGGCAAAGGCCGCAAATACTACAGATTTCCATTAACATATGAACATGTATCAGATTAATgatttttctgtattttagAACAAGAGCCTGTTATAGATGAAGACTGTGCTGTTTGTCTGCAAAAACTTGAACATCCAACCCAGTTGCCATGTAgtcatatcttttgttttctttgtgTAAAGGTAAAcctacatttaattattatgtactactagaggccgcccgcgacttcgtccgcatggaaaccctatcaatcccgcgggaactctgggataaaaagtagcctatgtgttattctgggtcttcagctacctacataccaaatttcatggtaatcggttcagtagtttttgcgtaaaagagtaacaaacatccatacatccatacaaactttcgcctttataatagtagaaggatagtagtaggatttgattacatatttctattttaaccTTATTATGGgtaggtttatttttatttgttttttgactGTCTGCACTGCATACACTCAATTTGAGAAATCCTCACTAGCAGGTTGTCTATAAGAAATTCCTTTAGTGATAAGGCCTCTGTACAACACAAACagtatatctatacatataatacatctgtagaagggtcaattctgtacatttaaaatattgaaaaaaatatatagcatAGCATACAGGGGATGTTACTGGATCAATACCAAACCCAAATACGTGattaaaaaatgttgtctgtctgtctgtatgttcaggcatcatgTGAAAACTAATGGTTCTATTTCGATGAAActttgtataattataccctattatcctgggcataaaatgggatactttttatcctggaataatacattaaaaaaatcttaatcaaTCTTTTCAGTTTAAGCGATATTCTCTTACTAAAACATCGAAACTTGCTAGGCGAAGCCTAGCCGTATTTGGGtctaatagatatttataagatgtcattgtcagagttactcaaaatggagaaataaaccaaccacgcgaagaccgacatctgCACGGACGGAGTCGTGGGCGGAAGctagttttacatattttcaataaatcagGTTATCTTGGTGcaggaaaaaatatataattattaagtaatacctggaaatattcttatttaataaaagttccATTATCACTGCTTAGATGATTAAAACTTGAttcattgattattttatttcattttcaggGCATTGCTAAACAGAGCAGGAAGTGTGCTATGTGCCGTGCCGAGATCCCACCTGACTATTTGGACAATCCTGTAATTCTGGAAAAATTGGAGATGTCAGTCCCGGATGGTCCAGATGTTGAGGGAAGCTACCAATGGTATTATGAAGGGCGAAatggtaaatattaaaataaataatttgtttctaCTACGTTAAGTAAATTTCTGACAtaagcgcattcaaacaagcaaacaaacaattcttcagctttataatattagtatagattaaaatgttatgtaaTTAGTAATAAGGATAACTGATAAAAAGTTCTTAgaagaatttgtttttgttggttTACTTACATTGCATTATAGATTTTGTCTTATAAgtttcaaagaaaatttaattgttgaGCTTCATTACCCgcagtaaagaaaaatatgtaaatcatACCAAGGCAAATAATACAGTGAAAACTGATAATGTGATTGATAACGTGGTTGATTTTCCTTATTcttgtattaaaaaagataatcaatagtttttaattttattaacctaCTAATCTtcaacttgttttatttttcatgttcGCAAAACATCCGCAGAAATTTGCGAATGCGAATATTCGTTACATCACTAgtttgtattataataaataatgatagtaaatgaaaaaaattaaaacaggcAAATCTTATCCATattcaaatatacatacttttgAAAATAACCATTTTTTTGCATTCCATGGAACAGGTCAGAAAGAGTTATAAACACTTTTTGAGATACATACCCATAAAGAATTTGTATAAACTTCTACCTAATTGCAGGTTGGTGGAAATACGACCATCGTAGCAATGTTGATCTTGAAGCTGCATACAACGATAAAAGGGCTGACTGCACTTTACTTATAGCAGGCCAGCTGTATGTAATTGACTTGCAAAATATGGTGCAGTTGCGTAGGAGTGACACAACAAAACGTCGTCGTGTTCGTCGAGACACAACTGCATTGCCGGCTAAaggtttatattatgttttgaaCACATGCTTAAAATCAtgactttatcccttacagggtagattTAAATTACATGCTGTAAGGGCAATATTATTCCAtattaaatgcaaaatatatttaacgtaCTTAATAAGATAAGGATTGATGCTGTATTGCTTAAAATCGCTTCGTAAATAAGCCATTATTtctcgtaaaaataaaaggatagAAATATGATTATAGTGGGTTATCCCTAAGAGATAAACATATACCATCGCGGTCTTTTTTGTAAACCTTTTTAAGGTATACAATATGCCATCaaaacatcctgtaaaaaaaccCAAGGCTCGCAGCTCAATCTTTCTACCGTAAAAAGTAGtgagattcatataatacCAAGTCGGTTAATCATTTAGTCTCTACTTAAGCCTTACCTTTTGtattaagttattacataagttattatcatcccaatattaaaaaatattttacgttttaaacaaatagatcGACTTGGACATCGCATCGCAAAAATTCAGGCTTCTTGTTTTatccacaaaaaaataataggggGGTCGAAAATAGTCTGAATTGCTTCGAGAAAAGGATGGAACGGCCGTGCCGCTTTTTTTGCTCGACTTAGCGGGGGCACTGCTGTGCCCCCAGATttagtacattattttgataaatctcCTAGAGTTCAGCCAGCGTTTGCAATGTAAGCGCAAAAAAAGTGTTTATTTAGGAGTTCAAATTAGAAATCTTGAAATTATCAGTGGTTCTctaataagtatattaagCATGTTATACATAGAAATCTTTCTCCTGAATCactctttctattaaaaaacgcatcaaaatccgttgtgtagttttaaagatataagcaTATACACTTACATACAGACGCGGGAAGCTACTTTGGTTCATATTATGTAgtgataacaaaattttaattttcccaATAAACATGATTGATTTTTTCGAGAAATATGTCATTCTCTGCTACATATTTATGGGGCAGAGAATGACATATTTctgtaaaaattatacaaattatttttttatgtttaaacagGCATAGctggaattaaaatatttaaagatgaaacgaaatttatttctatgtttatGGAGcagagaataaaatatttctggtAAAAGTATACAAATTAATCTTTTATGTTTAAACAGGTATAGctggaattaaaatatttaaagatgaaACAAAATGTGATTCAGAAGACACAAATCATGCTGATGATTCTTCTACAAGAGCAGTAATTGAGATTTTAGATGAAAGTACCACATCAAATGAGAATAGTTCATCAGACGTACAAAATATTACTGATGGTGTAGTAGAAAGAATGAGGTGggtgattattattttagttatttattgcataacaTACAAAATCATCAAAAGGCTTTTTTTAACCAGAATTTTTCTCTTTGTTCAATTTCCAATAAGATATAGTATTcagaagtaacaaacataatattatgataGTACTAAAAATACAACAGAAGCCATCAGAGaagattttatgaaaatcaaaactttcatgtatttaaatttcatattttgtatttcagaacaataattttaaatgagcCTGATCATCCAGTGGAACAGTCAGGAGACACATGatgttaaaatttgatttaaaaataagtaaattagtGTGTTGTAATGTTTTTGAAAGCCAGGCACTTAATGGGTTGCATTTGAATTCATAGcaatgttttaagtaaaatctgtaggtaggtacttatgatTTCAAGTAGTCTAAAACTATAAGTAAGTAGTGAAGTTAATAAGTGTTATTTGAATTTGCTGTGATCGATATTTTAAAgtgatatttttcaaattaatcagTATGCAGTCACTAGTCCAACTTTAGGGTCTTGAAAATCGCATtaataacagtatttttaataagaaatattagCTGTTAACTTCTTAATCATGAGTACCTACAACTATACTGAAAATATTTGCAACACACTCGATTAATAAATCCTTTATATGTCTACCATGATTGTTTGTAATAGGTTTGCTCTGGTTTGAACAGACAATTACTTGTATTTATAGATACgataaatttacaatattttaactgAAATATAGCTTATACATGCTCTAtgtgcaaatttttttttttggattatcAGTGTTGTAAGTGCTCAATAGAAAACaggctaattttattttcatacaaacttactcaagttgtatgttaaaattgaattaatttgttctttatttattctaaaaatggGTGGTTGTTGTTAGATCTATCGATTTTTGCATAccctatataatattagtttaataaaagaatatttaataaatatattattatcaatgttatttatttcaataaaaaagtgaaGTTTCATGTTACAAAACTGGTATTCAAGTCCCTTTCTTTCCTCTGCTTTTATTGAAAGCACTCTCCCACGTCCCGTAAACGTTCCAATATTCCAGGACTTAGTAGCCTTTGTACTTGCACTAGTGTGTAGAAAGTGCTCATTCCTTCAGGCACGTCTAATGACATCTGAGGGAAGATGGTGAtaaagtgatcctattctaagATGCGGGGACCCACACAGCATAAGACCTCAAATTTATCTAATAGTAATCATAAACACATCTATCTATAGGTACATTATTAGCCCAACTCATCCACCCCAGGAGGGATAAATTCGTAATaaggtattatatataatttatttgatactatgtaggcttataaatttgaatgaaacatgCTGAAGCCACTCATTATGAACTTATGAAATACATAGATGGAAGCAGtagtagatattatttatgtcacatcaataagtgataccttgttgGCTACaagattttttgaaaataataataaaattaatttgaaaataaatatattctaataAAACTGCTAAAATTTGTAAGGAAGACCACTTCCTTGTTTGTCATTCACAAAAATCTACTGGACgggttttgatgaaatttggtcaGAGTATAGCTAATAGCCTGGGATAATAAACAGTATGTTTTCATTTAAGCCTGGAGTCTGAGGGTGCAgacaaaatgtaataaataaaatgacaatgtatttttatactaatttatttatacatgctAAACAGgagaaatttattataactataaatagttagaaatgaaaaattaccaTGGTCTTACACGACTTTGGCTAGCATGGGTTAAAATCCAAGTATTGTGTGGTTTAGGCTTCATGGCCATCTGTTTATGACGGGGAAATTTCGGACATATTACGTACATTCTTTCATCTCTTACTACAAAATAACACGATTTGCATCGTCTTCTTACACGACCTTTGACTTTGAAATTGCATATAGAGCTTATCATAGGAGTCCAAGGAGACAATAGATTAGACCCGCACACATCTTTGATTGAAGAcacaaaatttgtttgttttgggATTTGTAGTGGCGTATATAAAGATCTAATTAGTGTTACGATCCTCTGCATATTTAAGTCCTGAAAGTAAATTTACGGTTAATGTTTTAGGTTAggtaaaatatcaaaaacaatttatttagttcattGTGAAGTtgaacaaatatacaaaacaaatattttacgaAAAGCGTAATTAACTGTTTTCAAAAGCTATTTATATGAGGTGAACTAGTGAAGAATTACATTAATATCATAACTAacctaaataatttttaatgttgaaaGTTGGTGGTAGGGATGGCGACTTGAAATCGAAGAATCGATTATTCAAGCCTAAAAGATCGATATTTTTGATATCGAGTACTGAATTGATACAGGGAACCGATGTTTCAtccttgaaaataatatttagattttttttaaattgagattttCAGCATTGGGAAGCTATTATCTAagctaagggatagactaatTAACATGGGATgattttaagcgatgggttagcaatctgtcaatatttaaatcttaattctatcattaagccatacagtacagtactgctgaacgtggcttattcgttttttcaaattgttggttctgttcaccccgtaaggaattttgaatattgactgaatattaattatagtCAAACAGCAAGTGCTACCCTTAGTGCTGGAATGTATCGTAGAACCCGTTCTACGATTTTTTTTGGGGTTTCGAAAATACAGCATCATACTTACGTCGACCGATTGCGTGTGAATAACTCTATTTAGTTTGTAGGTGTACCTAATAGTGTTTTAAGTGATCAGTCAggacataaaatgaaaattttggcATTGACATTAGGTGTCATTGAAAGTGACAGGCgtggaaacatttttttaaattgattttcgGTCGTGGAAAAATGTTGATTTTACTCATGGAAACAAACTCAAAAGATTAAGGTTTGTATCTATCTATCGGGTTGGTGTTTGGgtcaaaatatgaaaatatcatttttgtaCGGTATCTTTCCGTCTGAAGAGTCTTTGgctttatagtttttattctaaatttatccATGATGGGATAGTAAAGACGGAAATTATTATGTTGCACTCTGCCGCAACGCACCCTGTTGGAATTTTTGTTCTACCTATGGCAATTTAATGTACAACAGAAGAACATTATTTACAACAGAACACTATGTACTACATCAGAACATTATGTACAACAGATGaacattatgtacaaaaaacaatttagaaTGTACGTACAgtaaatttgagaaaaaatgATACTTTACAGGGCGCTGCTAGAGAGTATACTCTACAGCAACGCCACTCAGAATACTTAGTTGTATTTATACTAGAAAGCTGATTTTTGAGTAAGACGATGTACGAACGTTTATTAGTACCTATGTACGTCttagaataataatgaaaatgtaagcAACTATTGTTTTATCTCACTTTAAAAGAAATGCCTTGCAAAGCCTTATTATTTACTAAcgaattaattgattttacgtttttaaagCTTACCGCGGGTAAAGCCGcaagcaaaagctagttttacctaaataaaataaaaacttttcgtGGCTCTATTAAGAGACTGCAGGAATATGTTTTCCTAGTGTGTTTGGTTGTGGTTTTGGTTTCACCCTATCTATTAATGGCAATTGTTTCTGGTTTACGGTTTTATTCCGCCAATTTTCCTCTAGcttaggattatttttaaacactgaTTCTTATGTAAAATTCTCTTTTACAGAAGAACTCCTGGGAACGTCGTTTTGATTAGcggttttctttatttttttgtctttatcgATGCAATTAGATGACCAGGCTGCTTTTAATTCCCCAGATAAATATTCTGTATGTTTCAGTAAGAAATCATCTACCCTCATCAATCCGGTTCGACTATgcaataataaagtttttatattttgaagtaACTTTCTACATTGCTACTACTTGGGGTATCTGAAGAACATTGAGGTTGTGACAATATTACATTTGTCCACAAAGGCattcttaataaaagtttGCGGAAACATTCAACAAATGGtggtaaaaaatacatattgtcaaattctgtattttcatttaaatcgcTCTCAACTGTTTCAGCATCAACAATAGAATTAAACCAAGTTAGCATTATGCCACCATAATAGTCCTCTTCCATTATATTGTCTATAACTTCTACATCATTTTCGTTGTCATAAGGCAAATCCCTTTCAAATCCTAAGCGATTTAACTCTGCCTTAGCTGCATCACATTTGCTTATGCTACCATCACTTAAATGTCTATCAAATTTTTGAAGGGAAACTATGATTAAAATACGGATACTTTGCTACTGCATAATTTTCACATGAGTGAATCTACAAATTTGAAACATTTCGAACCATACAAAATTTTCACGAAATGAGATGTATCCAATCTGACTACACAAGTAAGTTCGCAATGCTCTTGTTGTTCCAAAACCTCAAAACAGTGGCTTAAATATTCTCcagttgatttaaattttgtaaatgcaATTACTACCGCATCGATCAAAGCCGCTGAATAATCGCAAATTACTTGAGTTGGCTTTTTCATTGGACCAATCCACTTCTGCAGCCACTGATATATATTATCCATTGTCTGCTTAGCGGAAATCATTTGCATCAGCAGTACTGAGGTACCTTCCACTATGTTTACTTTGATACATGTTCAAAGGATCAGCGGGAGGTgatagtttcttaaaaatgGAATCAGTTGCATCAATACTTAAAATAGTTTGTGATGTCGAAGAAAtgtgtttatataatttgcaACTGTAGATCACTCCaataatgtacaaaaaattGTTCTAAATATGACATCTTTGTGATAACGTTTTTCACTGTCGTAAcgatttttcatattttggaAACTTTTCAAATTGGGAACAAAAGGTGGTTCACGATCAAGAGTATCGTTATTCGGCATGGATGAAtcaactgttttattttttacgacAATTGGATACTGGTTCTGCAACTGAAGAAGAAActccttttttttgtaagcagtcaatttgttttttacttgTGAACTATGCAACATGTCTCCATCAACTTCTTCAAATTTacacgtaaaaaaatattgtcatcgTTTTTTGAAGTTACAACTTGTACCCTGCCTTTACACACTTTACAAGTGCCGTTacatttaacacaaaaatcgTCACAtacagaattatttttaaaattccacACGCATCGGTTACTCGTCCTTTGCCAAATCCATTCAACAAAAACACTCGTCCACTTCGATTTCGGCAATCTCTTTCTACTCTAGAATTTCTGTGAAGTTTTGGTCGGATCATTCCTCTTCCCAATTTCCAAAACAGGCTTGACTTCATTCCATTCATCTAGATCAATGcaaattgtttgaattttatatttttcattgctTGTGTCACTTGAACTCTTCTCTTCCTGTAAGTCTGAATccgtattattaaaattaatatcactCACTTCTTCGTGTTCTTTTGAACCAAAAAAACATATAGTTTCTTTTGACTGATAGATAAATAGCTTTTGGTGAAATAAGGTACGAAAGATTTTTGCTCACATCTTTATAAACAGTGCTGCCGCTAGATGGTAACTTTTTTACactattaaataattgtttatagtCTTGAAGGGTGGTCTTTTGTTCTTCAAGACACACTGAAACAATTGTAGTGCGTTTCATGATTTTTAAACCTGCGTTAACTAAAgcttacttataaatattccTATTGCACAAACAAATCTACACACTAGATGTAGTGAATTAAACACTCAATATAATTATAcgaacaaagaaaaaaaaaacaaaacacaaacgTTGATTTCTTCTCActtaatataagaaataagGTTTGTAAGTAACCTCTTTGGTTTAAACAAAATGCATACATGCTTGTCAGACTATTTTTGTTGCTACCctcttcaaaaatatatgcagTGTTATTCATTCATGCAAATACATGCATCAACTACTTCAATACATTAATCAAATGAAGtacgtattatttattattatattatttagcttttttatttatttatttatttaaactttatgcacgaaAATATACAACAGGTGGAATTAATGCCACAAGTAGGGTTgccaacttttttttacaaaaaaaaaaacctattacATTGATTGAatgggaaagaaataaagtatttggaagataaaaagtattttttcaaatgttaTGGTTTTCTTGCCTTAAAAACGTATTTTTGTGTGCTTTTAGCACATAATAATTTCTTGCAACCTTTAAATGTTTCGAAGGTTGTTTgacaatcaaaatttaaatttaaataaataaatgattagtttttttattaaatttaatgacgcCCTATTTCTCTCTTCTCGCCACTTCAGATTCATTACAGAAAAAACTCTCTCAATGAAAGCTGAAGTGGCGGGAACGGAcagtaaataagaaatatacttttttatacatttggtAAGTTATCAGatgaatttttaagtaattataaatagtttccATATCTGGTTTAACTTATATGTACAGTTAAATAGTTGTTCTTATAAATAATGAGTGTTTTGTTTTACGCACCACAGTAAAAGTAGGAAATACCTAATGTATTTTCGCATACTTTATTTGTATGCAAAAGTATaaagtactagctgtgcccgcgacttcgtccgcgtggaatagatatatacaggcggtcacgcgtattagaaagaacgctggttcgccgtattaaatgtttcgctgcaaattgcttataacgactatatctcaaaacctattcgtctgatttatatactgtaaatggcaattttagtctacatgaaaagccgaaagtaataaacatatttatttggataaggattaatactgaaataaagaaaattggtttcaaaataacttatgtttataatgaaaaaataatcttaaaaaatgaacataaaagtggttattgtaagtaaaccttaagagatagatatatgctctcgcggacttttttgtggcaaaaaatgagtacttcacatctttagtacattgttttactatatctttgttggtttgcgcagcgttcgcgtggaaagctcgcagatggccgactcattcaactttcacctgcattgttgacgtttcctgtaggaaatccgggataaaatgtagcctatagccttcctcgataaatagactatct
The window above is part of the Amyelois transitella isolate CPQ chromosome 11, ilAmyTran1.1, whole genome shotgun sequence genome. Proteins encoded here:
- the LOC106135192 gene encoding E3 ubiquitin-protein ligase RNF146-B isoform X2, translated to MNSDNEEQEPVIDEDCAVCLQKLEHPTQLPCSHIFCFLCVKGIAKQSRKCAMCRAEIPPDYLDNPVILEKLEMSVPDGPDVEGSYQWYYEGRNGWWKYDHRSNVDLEAAYNDKRADCTLLIAGQLYVIDLQNMVQLRRSDTTKRRRVRRDTTALPAKGIAGIKIFKDETKCDSEDTNHADDSSTRAVIEILDESTTSNENSSSDVQNITDGVVERMRTIILNEPDHPVEQSGDT
- the LOC106135192 gene encoding E3 ubiquitin-protein ligase RNF146-B isoform X1 gives rise to the protein MRKHGVFCCSFSYTEQEPVIDEDCAVCLQKLEHPTQLPCSHIFCFLCVKGIAKQSRKCAMCRAEIPPDYLDNPVILEKLEMSVPDGPDVEGSYQWYYEGRNGWWKYDHRSNVDLEAAYNDKRADCTLLIAGQLYVIDLQNMVQLRRSDTTKRRRVRRDTTALPAKGIAGIKIFKDETKCDSEDTNHADDSSTRAVIEILDESTTSNENSSSDVQNITDGVVERMRTIILNEPDHPVEQSGDT
- the LOC106135002 gene encoding large ribosomal subunit protein bL36m, which gives rise to MQRIVTLIRSLYTPLQIPKQTNFVSSIKDVCGSNLLSPWTPMISSICNFKVKGRVRRRCKSCYFVVRDERMYVICPKFPRHKQMAMKPKPHNTWILTHASQSRVRPW